The genomic interval TCGCCGCGAACGTTTGCCCGACACGCGTCAAAGCGTCACGCACAAGTTCACCATCGCGGGTCACGAAGGCTATCTGTGCGTCGGACTGTACCCCGATGGTCGGCCTGGTGAGATCTTCATCACGATGGCAAAGGAAGGCTCGACGATCGGCGGAATCATGGACAGCTTCGGAACCGCATTGTCGATTTCGCTGCAATACGGAGTTCCGTTGGAAGTCTTGGTCAACAAGTTCAGCCACACACGGTTTGAACCCATGGGACACACGAGCAACAAGGACATCCGCATCGCCAAGAGTGTTGTCGACTACATCGCACGTTGGTTGGGCCTGACCTTCATGAGCGGCGATACCCATGGTCCTGGAGCCGTGAAAGAAGCGGACACCAATCCGCGATCGATCAATAGCGGCAATGGACCTGAGCTGGCTGCCCCCAGGTCGTCTGTGATGGAAGCCCTCAAGCAGGACTCGGGTGCTGCCGTCGCTTTGGCCGAGCGAGCCACCATGCTCGCCAGTCTCAAGGACACACCGTCGACCAATGGCGGTGGCGCAAAGAAAGAGGGAACGCGACAGGAGCAGTTCGCTCGTTTCCAAGTCGACGCACCCACCTGTGACAACTGCGGCAGCATCACCGTCCGCAACGGCAACTGCTACCTCTGTCACAACTGCGGTGCCAGCATGGGCTGCAGCTGAGTAGCAACCCGCTGACAGCAACCGTACGTCATCCTTTCCAGGCTGACTTACGGCTTGAATGACAAACGGCAAAGCCTGACCGTACGAAAAAACGCCTGTGACTCTTTGGAGTCACAGGCGTTTTTCATTTCTACCAGCGGCGTCGGTCGTTTCAATGAGGCTCCGGATCAGAGTGAGCAAACACCGAAATCACCTTGGCATTGGACTCAATCTTTTTCGCGGAATCCTCGCTCGCCTGGACGTACAGCACTGTTTCTTCGCCCATCGGAACAGGTTCCAAGTCTTCCACTGAACCGCCGTCCTGAGAGATGGCCTGCTTAATCGACTCGACATCCGAGTCTGATTTCACTGTCACGAGCCAACGTTTCATTTCGCAATACCTAGCAGTTTGGAGGATCAACGATCAGGCTATCAAAATCAGACCAATCGGTCGATTCGATCAAGCGGTACGCAGCAGCGGCGTTGATGACACCGTGCCCCGTATTGAGATCATATCCCGGCTGTCCAATGCTTGTTGCGGAACGGATCAAAGCACCCTTGAGTTGGGCTGGCGTCAAACCCGGAAACGCTGACAAGAGAAGCGCGCCGACTCCTGCTGCCACCGGACATGATGCAGATGTTCCATTGTCGAAGGCTTGATTGGAGGTTCCTGCTGGGCGTCCTGGTCCGAAATTGCCAAAGAAATGCGAGTAAGCGGAGATATCCGGTTTGCATTTCTCAAACCCATCGCTGTCACCGGGTTGCCGGTGTGCGTGACTTGGCCCCTGCGACGAGTATCCAATCCGTTCGTGCCTCGAATTGACCGCCGCCACCGTGATCACCTCAGCCAATGCGTTGGACGCTTGAATGGATTTGCCAGAACCGATTCCACTGGGTTGACAGCGTCCACTGGCACATGGCTCACCACAGTTGCCCGCCGAAAAGAAACAGGGTGCCCCCGACAAAACCACTTCTCGAACCTTTCGATGAATGGGGTGGTTGATGTTGTTCATTTCATGAGATGGATCGGTGGTGATGCCCGTGAATCCATAGCTGTTGCTGGTGATGTGTGGAGTTCCGTTTGCCCGACGCTGAGTCAGCACCGCCTGGAACATTGCCAACGCACCACCCGAATTTGGTACTCCCAAGAATGGATAGTCCATCAGTTTTGCATGAGGCGCCGCAACCAGCACGTCTGCAGCGCACATCGATCCGTGACTCTGAATCGATGCCGAACCTGGTGCCGGTGACAGCGGGTCATTCAAACCTCCGATCACCGGATAGACAGAACCATTGATTCCTTGGTCCAGGATTCCGACAACAATGTTCTGACCCCGATTTCCATCAAACCAAACGCGTTCGACTCCCAACAAAGCTCGAATCACGTCGATTGAGACGGCGGGTTGGAATGGGCGACAGTCGATTGCCGCACCACCGGATGGAGACAGGTCCAGAATCTCACCAAGCATCTGACCAGCCATGCGGGCGCTGCCGGACAATGACTCTGACGTGTGCGGCAGAACACCGGGATAGTGCGGCAGAACACCAGGATATCGTGATGCGAGTTGGGCGGCGAGCACAACAATCTGTTCAGGAGACAGGTCCTCGAACGTGTGTGGCAAAACTCCAGGGAAACGGCGTCGGACGTCAGCTTGCGGATCAACACCACTGGCAAAGTGTGGCGGAAGCCCCGGATAGCCTCCTCCGTCAGGTTCGCAGTTGCATCGTCGCTCGTTGAAATACGACATCTGGGAACTTGGCCACACTTTGACGACCGATCTCTTTCGTTCGCAAGCAGCCC from Stieleria varia carries:
- a CDS encoding S8 family peptidase, giving the protein MRKVDVLIEFKNEPIDFDEASAVVASSSVRENVADKLSESLDGVGLELAENSAAVPLFSDPERLAGFAATAFTEATPRRGSWVMPAKIDVAKWAACERKRSVVKVWPSSQMSYFNERRCNCEPDGGGYPGLPPHFASGVDPQADVRRRFPGVLPHTFEDLSPEQIVVLAAQLASRYPGVLPHYPGVLPHTSESLSGSARMAGQMLGEILDLSPSGGAAIDCRPFQPAVSIDVIRALLGVERVWFDGNRGQNIVVGILDQGINGSVYPVIGGLNDPLSPAPGSASIQSHGSMCAADVLVAAPHAKLMDYPFLGVPNSGGALAMFQAVLTQRRANGTPHITSNSYGFTGITTDPSHEMNNINHPIHRKVREVVLSGAPCFFSAGNCGEPCASGRCQPSGIGSGKSIQASNALAEVITVAAVNSRHERIGYSSQGPSHAHRQPGDSDGFEKCKPDISAYSHFFGNFGPGRPAGTSNQAFDNGTSASCPVAAGVGALLLSAFPGLTPAQLKGALIRSATSIGQPGYDLNTGHGVINAAAAYRLIESTDWSDFDSLIVDPPNC